TTCCCCGAAAACCGTCGGCAGAGAAGAAACGCGGAAATCCGCCTCGCGCCCCCCGACATTCAGCCCAAAACGCCCATCTTGTGGCGAGAGCTTATCGGCAATATTCATATCGCAGAGAATCTTAAGGCGCTGCGATATCCCGTTCCAGTGCTGCTTATGCAAAATCTGCGCGGTAAACAAAACCCCGTCCAAACGGTAACGCAGACGAACGAAGTTTTCCTCAGGTTCAAAGTGAAGGTCGGAAGCGCCGATCTTCACGGCCTCGAAGACCAGCGCGTTGACCAGCCGCACAATCGGATGGGAAAAGGCCTCCGCCCCGGAAAGACTGGCAACATCTTTCTGGGCCTTTCCCTCCTCCAACTCCTGTAGAATATCCTTGATCGAACTGGCATAACCATAAGAAGCATCAATAGCCTCTGACAGTACGCCCGCCGTAGTGACATGAGGCTTGATCTGACGCCCTTTGGGCAAAAAACGGCGCAAGGTATCAAGGGCAACGACGTCGTAAGGGTCCGCCATGGCCACATGAACATATTGATCGTCAATGGAAATCGGCAAAAGCTGATGCTTGATCGCTAGAGATTTCTCGATCAGCGCCAGCGCATCCCCATCAACAATGGTTGAGCGCGGATCGAAAATGCCGAAACCAGAAGTCTCGGCCAGAAACATCGTAAGCGTTTCCTCATCGATAAAACCAAGTTCGACAAGAATTTCACCCAGCATCTTATTGGTGATTTTCTTTTCCTGCAGGGCGACGTTGAGCTGGTCGGCTGTAATAAGCCCCATCTCCACCATCCGCTCACCCATTCTCTTTTTCGCGGCGCCGGGATCATGCCCCCCCTCGCTGGATGCTTCACCAGAGAAAGATTGCAGACCGCCTTTCCCGCCCGAAATAGCCTTCCCTTTCGGCTCTTCCTGCTTTTTCTTTGGGAAAAACGGGGCCGGGACATTCAGGAAACTTCCCTTTGATGGCGCTGGCCTTTCAGGCGCAGGCGCACTGCTGTCCACGAAAAACCCCTCCTCAACGACGAAGTCGATGACTTCCTCGTTATCGGGCGCGGGCGTTTTTTTGTTAGGGTCTTCTGCCATAGTGTCTAGCGTATAATTCCAAGGATACCGAGCAACCTTTCAGAAAATGTCTCTAGTAAAGCAACACAAGTCCGTTCACCCACTTGAAAAAGCACGAGAACGCAACCAAAACCTTTATAAAGAACACTCCAAAATGAATCAGGAACGCAGAAACTCGCGGTCACGAGGGATACATATAAATATAGCCATACGCAGCCAGTGACAACAGCCAAGTGATGAAAACAAAAAAAGACGCCCGTAAAAATTACGGGCGTCCTTAATAATTTCAGCTAAAGACCGTTATTCGGCGGCAATCGCGATTTTGGCATCCTTGCGCGGCCACGAGGTAAAGGTCATGACCTTCTCGTCAACACCGCAGACCGTAGCGCACAGGCGCGCCGCGACCAGATACGGATCGGCATTGGCACCCGGACGGCGGTCTTCGAAGTAACCATAACCTTTGAGCGCAACCGGCTTGGGAATTCGGATCGAACAACCCCGGTCCGCATCGCCGACGCGGAACGTATTGATGTCGCAAGTTTCATGCCGCCCGGTGAGACGGTCGTGGTTCCCTGCGCCGTAAACGGCGATATGCTCAAAATGCTTCCGAGACAGAGCATCGGTCGCCGCCTTGATCGCCGCACGGCCTTTCTTCGGGTCGCGGGTATCCTTGGTCGAGAAGTTGGTGTGCATCCCGGCCCCGTTCCAGTCGCCCTTGACGGGCTTCACATCGAACGTCACCATCACGCCGTGATCCTCGGCAACGCGGCACAACAGCCAGCGGCCCACCCAGACCTGGTCGGCCATGTCGATCGCATTCGCGGTTTCAGAGGCATCGCCGCGGAAACCGATCTGGAACTCCCACTGGCCGGGCATCACTTCGGCATTGATCCCGTAGAACATCAGTCCGGCATCAAGACACAGCGCAGCATGATCCTCCACGACCTCGCGCCCGAACACCTCGTCGGCGCCGACGCCGCAGTAATATGGACCCTGCGGCCGTGGGAAACCGTATTCCGGCCAACCCAGAGGCTGACGCCCGCGGAAGAAGGTATATTCCTGCTCATAACCGCACCAGGGTTCCTGCTTGGCGGCACCGGCATCCAGAACGGCACGCAACTGGGCGCGGGAATTGGATTCATGCGGCGTCTCGTCGGGGTTGAAAACCTCGCACATGACAAGGAAACTCCCTTCCCCGCGGATAGGATCGGGGAAAAAACTCACGGGCTTGAGGATACAGTCCGAATCATGGCCATGCGCCTGATTCGTCGACGATCCGTCAAAGCTCCACTCGGGGAAATCCGAAACCTTGGGATTGGCCCCGACCTTGACGGTCCGTGCCTTCGAGCGCAGATTGCGCGTCGGCAGCGACCCATCAATCCATATGTATTCTGCAAGTCCGAATTTAGACATGAAATTCCTCCTGATGTTTATTATATAGTGCGTTGCAGCAAATACTTAACATTTTCACGAGGAAATGCAACGGTTTTTAAGGGTTTTTTTTGGGAAAAAGACCAACAATCAATCCCCGCAGTTATGCACAACGGGCGAACTACATATCCGCGACAGGATCGGCTCCTCCTCATAGGTTTCATCGACCACTTCCCACCAATGCGACAAAAAACAATGACAGAATACCCCTCAACTGGCGTCCCCGGCGGGATTTGAACCCACGACCTCAGGATTAGGAATCCTGCGCTCTATCCTGCTGAGCTACGGGGACAGGCCGAATTTATTGTCTAGCAGGAAATAAGTCCTCAGGAAATCAGGTTTTACAGAGGTCAAAACATACAAGCACATTCCTCATATTTCGTATTAAGCCCTGCTAAACTTCCTGAAAAAACAAACCACCATCAAAATAATATTGGGGGTGATGTCACAGTGAACAACCGTTGCTCCTATACTAAATCTCAGGAGTATGATGCTCGTTCGCGGCGTTCGAAGAACTTTGATGGCTGGCCCCGTCGCGTCCCGCGAGGCTTGCAAGCCTATGTCCGGTTTCCGCACGGTGGGTCCGCAAGATCGCATCGATTTCCGCATACCTCTCGGCGAAGAATTTGAACGGACCCGATGCCGCGCTGGCACTGGAGAAGTTGACGAACGCCCAGCCCGGATCGCCATGAACACCGTTCCATATCCCCTGCCCGATTGAGGCGCCGATAAAAATCCCCTGAATGACGGTCAAGTGCATAAACTTCAGTCTGTCCTTGAGCAAATCCTGATACTGCTCGTCGATATGCAGGCTTTCCTCAAGCAGGCTGGGCTGAAAGTCTTCGATATTCTCGACTTCTATCCCCTTCAACACGACGCGGGTCAGGTCGATCGGCCGATCTTCAGGCTCCTTGCCTCCAAAAAGTCCCTTCTTGTGATCATGCTGGACTTCGTTGCTCCCAGTCGCCCTTATATGCGCCAGCCGCCACGACACGCGCAACGCATTCGCCGTGGCCTTGAAAATCCCCACAATCCCGGTGGGGTTGCGCCAATAAGCGTTGACGAAACTTTCCTTGAGGGCATGGCTCGTCGTCTGGCCGAACTGAACCAGACGGTCGGCGATCTTTTTCGCGGTGCCGACATCCGTCTGGGCGACACGATCGCCGATTTCATAAACTTTCATGAGCGACAGCGTCCGCCCGCAGGTCTGGCCATTCAATTCGATATTCGGAACCTGCTCCAGTTCCAGACCGGCCTTATGGAGAACATTCCTGTCCTTCGTGCGCTTGTATTCATCCAGCAGTTTGAGGGCATTGATCAACCGCCCCTCGGTCTTCGTGCCGTCCTTGTGAATCTGGGTCAGAAGATAAACCGCAGCAGTCGCCGAAATGTAGGCGAACGGGCTTTCCGCCAGAGCTGCAGGAGATTGTTCCAGAAACGCATGAACTGCACCTTTTCCAATCTCGACAAAGGAGGCCGCATCGGAAACTGCCTCGTCGGCAAACTCCTGCCCGGTGCGTTTCTTCTGGTCATCCGCATGAATGATCGCCCCGGCCAGTGCCTTAAGCGGCGAAAGATCATGCTCATCGACGTCATGCCCGACCGGAATCCACGCCAGCGACTCCGAACGCTGTTGCGGATTATCATCGAATGTCTGCTTATCGTGGCCGGAGGGCATAAGTGTCAAACCTCAAAAAATACTCTTATATGTCAAGACTTCCCTGCTCGGGATCCTGGCCACCATAAAGCATATGGAGATCCTTACGCTCTTCCTCGGGAATCGGCCCTGGTCCAGACTTCGTGACCTTGCCGTTAAAAGCCTCGATAAGTCTCATTAAATTCAGGGTCGTTCCACGGTGCGTATTATCTTTGACGGCCTGAATAATTGCCGCGTGTTGCTCAGGAGGAGCGGAGATAATAGCCCACCCTTTTTGATTGTTAGACTCGAAGGGCACATAAGCAAACGGAATACTATCCGGCTGATCGGATTCGACTTTGGCGTGCATGGTGAAAAACCCTCTATGTTATCGCCCGGTGAGTATAACAGCCTTTGGCGGCTGTCACTCTTATAATTCTTGCGGCAGAGTTTTAACCAAAAACCCCAGAAAAATCAAGATTTCCGGCAAACTCTCCCCTCCCCCTAATATTGCCATAACCTGCCCAATAAAGGCAAAAACTAATTTTTTACAGTCATTTCAGTCTTTTGGGGCAAATAAGCTCGAAAGATTCAGAAACTCTTGAAATTCCAAAATGTTTCGAGTAGTGTCCGCTTTCATTTCCGGTTTTTATCCTGCGCACCCGTAGCTCAGCTGGATAGAGCGTCTGACTACGGATCAGAAGGTCGGGAGTTCGAATCTTCCCGGGTGCGCCATTTCATAGTTACCAGCTTTAATCTGCTGTAAAACCGCAAAAGGCTGCGTGATTGCGGTCCAAAGATTTAATACAGGGCAATCAGAAACTGGTGGGCCCGCCAGGACTTGAACCTGGGACCAATCCGTTATGAGCGGACTGCTCTAACCAACTGAGCTACAGGCCCGCAAGGGCTAAATTTATGCTTATAATAGTTCTGCCCGCAGAGATAAAGGCTTTTTCGCCTCCGGCAAGCCAAAACTTGCAGAACCCGGTTGTTCCCGCTAGACTGCAGGAAAGAGCAAAAAAGCTTGCAAACAGGCGGGTAGGTTTATGAGTATCATTCCCCTTCTTTCGGTCGATGGCGGCGGCATCCGTGGCATCATCCCCGGCCGCGTTCTGGAGTATCTGGAAACCCAGCTCGGCACTCCCATCCAGTCACAATTTTACATGAGCGCGGGTGCATCGGCCGGAGGTTTGATCGTCGCCGCCACATCGCTGGTGGACGGCAAACCGATCCTCACCGCCGGAGAATCAAAAAACCTTTTTATTAACGAAGGTCAGCAGATTTTCCGCAAGGGCTTCCTCTCCCGCACCTTTAACGTCGATCTGCCCAATTTGTTCACCGCAAAATACGACGGCAAACATCTGGACCATGTCCTGCGAGAGACCTTCGGCGACCTGAAACTCTCTGACGTGAATAACGACCTTCTGGTCTCCTCCTACGACATCGTCCGCCGCAAGGAAAAGCTGTTCAAATCATGGGAAGCACGGGGCAATTTCACCAACCCCACCGACCGCGAACAGGGCACGGACCCGCGCAGCAAGGACTACACGCTTTTTGACGTCACCCGCGCTACCAGCTCCGCGCAATCCTATTTCAATGTCCATACCGCCCATAATATGCTGGGCGAGCCCGCGCATTTGATCGACGGCGGCAATTTCGCCAACAACCCGGCCCTGATGCTCTACGCGGATGCGATGCGCCGCTTCGGTGATACACATCAATACGTTGTTCTATCCTTGGGATCGGGCGAGACCGAGCGTCCTCTGGATGTAAACGCCCTCCGCAGCGCGGGGATTATACGCTGGGCCTCCCCCACAGTCGGTATTAATCTGGGAAGTATGCGTTCGCACGATTACATCATGCGGACCCTGCTGCATAAGGATTATATCAGGATGCAGACCGATCTGCGCCGCCAGTCCCCCGACAAACCCGGCCCAAGTGACGATTTCGACGACGCATCAAGGGAAAACATTACCCGACTGGAAGAACGCGCTGAGGAACTGGTCAAGGCCGAAAAGGACCGCTTGGACTGTTTCGTGGAATTCCTGCACGCCAATAAACATAAAACGCAAGCCGAATTGCGGGACGAGCAGGAACATTGCGAAAAAACCAACCCGCGCCCCTCCGCCGCTTGCGACCCGAGTACACTGCCCGAACCGGGAAGTATCAGCTAAAAATCAGAGATTTTTCCGCATCCCGACTTCAAGCTCGGAGATAAGACCGCGCACAATCCGCTCGTTTTCCTCCGAGACATCGTTGATTTTGCTGGTCATCCGCAGGGCTTCCTCCACGCGGTACATCTGATCCTTCGGGATCATTTTCAGCATTTCGGGGCGCAGCTGCTCCTTCATCCTGTCCTGAATAGTCCGTCCATCTTTTTCCTGCTGGATATAATAATAGGTCAGCATGACCCCGTCCGCAGTTTCCGCCCAATCCTCGGCTGAAGCAAACTTGTACTTTTCGGCAAGCTCTTTAATAGCGGCGTAATGCGCGGGAGACTCGGAACTCATCTTCTTCACGAGATTACGGTAAGGGGCATAATTTTTTTCCAGGATAACCGCAGGCTTGATCCTCAGGGGATCATCCTTGCCTTCATAACCAATCTTCGCACGGACTGTTGGCAATTCATCAAGACTATCGACAAAATTGCTGGCCTTGTCTTCATCCAGGTTGACCATTTCATAAACAACGGGAACATCCTCTTCCGTGACAGGCCCTGCATAAACGGGTTGAGAGATAAAGCTGGCCAGAAAAAGCGTACAAAGAAGAAAAACAACATGAGGCATGAGCAGACGTCCTAAATAATAATCGAATAGTTTTTATAGACCTTAAGTATATACGGCACTGAATTTATCAACCTTCGAAAAAACCTCTAAGTCCTTTCGGCAATCACCAGCGTTTCCTGGGGATTCAGTTG
The sequence above is drawn from the Alphaproteobacteria bacterium genome and encodes:
- a CDS encoding patatin-like phospholipase family protein, with protein sequence MSIIPLLSVDGGGIRGIIPGRVLEYLETQLGTPIQSQFYMSAGASAGGLIVAATSLVDGKPILTAGESKNLFINEGQQIFRKGFLSRTFNVDLPNLFTAKYDGKHLDHVLRETFGDLKLSDVNNDLLVSSYDIVRRKEKLFKSWEARGNFTNPTDREQGTDPRSKDYTLFDVTRATSSAQSYFNVHTAHNMLGEPAHLIDGGNFANNPALMLYADAMRRFGDTHQYVVLSLGSGETERPLDVNALRSAGIIRWASPTVGINLGSMRSHDYIMRTLLHKDYIRMQTDLRRQSPDKPGPSDDFDDASRENITRLEERAEELVKAEKDRLDCFVEFLHANKHKTQAELRDEQEHCEKTNPRPSAACDPSTLPEPGSIS
- a CDS encoding glutamine synthetase beta-grasp domain-containing protein yields the protein MSKFGLAEYIWIDGSLPTRNLRSKARTVKVGANPKVSDFPEWSFDGSSTNQAHGHDSDCILKPVSFFPDPIRGEGSFLVMCEVFNPDETPHESNSRAQLRAVLDAGAAKQEPWCGYEQEYTFFRGRQPLGWPEYGFPRPQGPYYCGVGADEVFGREVVEDHAALCLDAGLMFYGINAEVMPGQWEFQIGFRGDASETANAIDMADQVWVGRWLLCRVAEDHGVMVTFDVKPVKGDWNGAGMHTNFSTKDTRDPKKGRAAIKAATDALSRKHFEHIAVYGAGNHDRLTGRHETCDINTFRVGDADRGCSIRIPKPVALKGYGYFEDRRPGANADPYLVAARLCATVCGVDEKVMTFTSWPRKDAKIAIAAE
- the tadA gene encoding Flp pilus assembly complex ATPase component TadA, with amino-acid sequence MAEDPNKKTPAPDNEEVIDFVVEEGFFVDSSAPAPERPAPSKGSFLNVPAPFFPKKKQEEPKGKAISGGKGGLQSFSGEASSEGGHDPGAAKKRMGERMVEMGLITADQLNVALQEKKITNKMLGEILVELGFIDEETLTMFLAETSGFGIFDPRSTIVDGDALALIEKSLAIKHQLLPISIDDQYVHVAMADPYDVVALDTLRRFLPKGRQIKPHVTTAGVLSEAIDASYGYASSIKDILQELEEGKAQKDVASLSGAEAFSHPIVRLVNALVFEAVKIGASDLHFEPEENFVRLRYRLDGVLFTAQILHKQHWNGISQRLKILCDMNIADKLSPQDGRFGLNVGGREADFRVSSLPTVFGENIVLRVLDKSASIMPLSALGFSEENKRKIKIATSRPEGIIIVTGPTGSGKTTSLYSMLNEINDVEVNIQTLEDPVEYSLPMIRQTPVREGFLEFADGIKALLRQDPDIIFIGEIRDQTTAEMALKAAMTGHQVYTSLHTNDSFGAIPRLIDLGMKPGMLAGAIIAVFAQRLARRLCQTCKVEYTPTEEERRILKMAPEDQTVIYTASPEGCEVCKGKGYKGRVAVVEILLFDEELDEVLARGQSKAELKTVAVKKGFKSMKDDGILKIMEGQTSIAALADVVDMTK